The following is a genomic window from Alkaliphilus sp. B6464.
AGGAAGAAAAGTAGCTAAGGTTATATGTAACGGAGATACTACAAAATGCGGTGAAAAATTTGAATACGATGGTATTCAAGATTGTGTTGCGGCATCAATGGTTCAAGGTGGAAGTAAATCTTGCCAATATGGATGTCTAGGATATGGTACATGTGTAAAAGCTTGTGCTTTCGATGCAATCGAAATAGTAGATGGAAGAATTGCAAAGATTGATCCTGAAAAATGTACTGCTTGTGGTAAATGTCTAGAGGTATGTCCAAAGAGCGTAATCGCATGGGCTCCTTATGAGCAAAGTGTTGTTATTACATGTAATAACAAAGAACCAGGAAAAGTAGTTAGACAAAAATGCAGTGTTGGATGTATTGGATGTCAAATTTGCGTTAAAAACTGTCCAACACAAGCGATTGATTTTAAAGATAATTTAGCATCTATTAACTATGATAAGTGTACTAATTGCTTTGTATGTGTTGAAAAGTGTCCTACAAAGGCAATTGAAGGAGATTTAGAAAGAAAGCAAAAATTTAATTTATAATAATATATTTATTAATAATAGAAGAGCCGCTAGCGGCTCTTCTATTATTTTCCAATTATCTAATAAAGTAAAAGGTTTTTATTACTGGTGTTTTTTTAAGAAGCAGAAAGCTAGTGGTATCTTAAATACTAGAAAGTTTAGAACAAATTTTCTAGTGTTCTATGAGTAGATGTAATAGTATCAGATGGACTTTAATTAATAAGCTCTAGAAATACAATTATTTACTACTTGTATATTAAAACTGTTAATGGTAAACTTTTAATGTGTTTACTTTCAATTTATATATTAGATTTTAAAACTATATCTTAACTAAATGCTTGCTTAAATTGGTATTGTTGTTAAAATATTAATATCGTAAGATTCTTTCATTTAAAAAATTAAATTTAATCTATTATTTAGAAAGTGTGATGACTATATGAATACAAGAAAAATGGTACACTTGGCCATGTTGACCTCTGTTGGATTAGCACTTCATATTATTGAGTCCATGATCCCTAATCCTTTTACAGCCTTTGCACCAGGTGCAAAATTAGGACTAGCTAATATTGTTGGACTTATTACTCTAGCGATATATGGAATTAAATATGCATTAGCCGTTAATATACTGAGGAGTTTTATAGGTGGATTAGCCTCAGGAGCTGTAATTTCCATGATGTATAGTATGGCAGGTGCTCTTGTTAGTACAATCATAATGTGGGCTATGTATAAGTTTTTTAGGAAGTATTTTAGTTTAATAGGTGTAAGTATTTTTGGGGCACTAGGACATAATATGGCCCAGTTGACAGTAGCCAGTATAATTATTAAAAATCCTAAAATATTTGCTTATTTGCCGATATTAATGTTGACCAGTATTTTCACGGGAATATTTATTGGAATTACTGCAAATTATACTTTAAGCAAAACTAAAGCGAGCATTGATTATATAGTAAGACCTTAAGTGTAAATGGGGGATAATTATGGGGAAACTTAGAAATTCTTGGTTATTAATATTGTTTGTTATTACTGGAGTAATTTTAGGAAGTTTAATCGGTAGCTTTTTTCAAAAAACACTTCCTTTTTTAAACTATGGCCCAGAACCATTAGGCTTAAAAAATATTGAAATTAATTTAGGTATTATTTACTTTCAAATAACTTTATTGATTAAAATTAATATTGCTAGTTTAATTGGACTTTTATTAGCAGTAATTGTATTTAATAGACTGTAGGTGAAATTATGAAACAAATAGTTTTAGCCTCTACTTCGCCAAGAAGAAAAGAAATTCTTGAAGGACTGGGAGTTGAGTTCAAAGTAGTAGGGAGCAATATTGAGGAAAAAGTGAATGAAAATCTTTCACCCCCAGAAATTGCCAAACAGTTAGCATACCTAAAAGCAAAGGATATTTCGAATAAAATAAATGGAGATTATGTTGTTATTGGGGCTGATACTATAGTAGAATATAATAAGATACTAGGAAAACCTAGAAATATAGACGAAGCATATAGTATGCTTAAGCTTCTTTCTGGTCAAGTTCATAGGGTTATTACTGGATTCGCAGTTATCGACTGTTTAACCCAGAAAGAGTTCATTGATTATGAGT
Proteins encoded in this region:
- a CDS encoding RnfABCDGE type electron transport complex subunit B encodes the protein MNLQTIIYPVVSLGGMGLVFGAGLAYASQKFAVEVDPKSIAIRDVLPGANCGGCGFPGCDNFAKAVAAGEAPVNGCPVGGADIAAKVAGIMGVEAGDGGRKVAKVICNGDTTKCGEKFEYDGIQDCVAASMVQGGSKSCQYGCLGYGTCVKACAFDAIEIVDGRIAKIDPEKCTACGKCLEVCPKSVIAWAPYEQSVVITCNNKEPGKVVRQKCSVGCIGCQICVKNCPTQAIDFKDNLASINYDKCTNCFVCVEKCPTKAIEGDLERKQKFNL
- a CDS encoding Gx transporter family protein, yielding MNTRKMVHLAMLTSVGLALHIIESMIPNPFTAFAPGAKLGLANIVGLITLAIYGIKYALAVNILRSFIGGLASGAVISMMYSMAGALVSTIIMWAMYKFFRKYFSLIGVSIFGALGHNMAQLTVASIIIKNPKIFAYLPILMLTSIFTGIFIGITANYTLSKTKASIDYIVRP
- a CDS encoding DUF4321 domain-containing protein; the protein is MGKLRNSWLLILFVITGVILGSLIGSFFQKTLPFLNYGPEPLGLKNIEINLGIIYFQITLLIKINIASLIGLLLAVIVFNRL
- a CDS encoding Maf family protein — protein: MKQIVLASTSPRRKEILEGLGVEFKVVGSNIEEKVNENLSPPEIAKQLAYLKAKDISNKINGDYVVIGADTIVEYNKILGKPRNIDEAYSMLKLLSGQVHRVITGFAVIDCLTQKEFIDYECTNVYFNHLTDNQIQKYISTGEPMDKAGAYGIQGKASLFVSKIEGDYFNVVGLPIFKLGVALHNHFDISLL